The genomic window CTATTAAAACCGGtagtattttaacttaaataagataattaaaattatttctattattatacagataaattaaacttgcctgtatattatcaattatattttaataattcgctACCTAATAGAAaagtaacatatttttcacatatcattataaataacccattgtacattaaaaatcTTGCTAGTCTTTTTTGAATATCATTATcccaatgataaaaaataaaataaaacaaatcaaatgaTTCAATACCTAGAAtgatgttgaaaatattattcatctgATTGCGAAGCattcttgaaaaattatacactaaaattaaaactataaattagaataaaaacatttaaaattaaagataatttttgtaaaacagaactattaaaaaaaaaaactaatagtgttcttaaaatgaatacaattaacagataaataaataatttaagtgtaaaaataatataaaccatgaaattgtattcaaataaatttactgactgacgataaaaattataaaaacaacaaaaggcttaaatattattataatatattatgttgttctaATTGGCCagcattatagtattatgatttaactaATCGATATACCTTCTAGCTAACAtactcgtaataatattataatatgattatcgtctgaaaaatacctataaaaacaaaaaaaatatataattttgtactattATGAGTACATAGGTACAGTACTACAGGTATTATGTGTACTGAacttatttaaagtaatataagtataatgtaaaaaaaattgctaatCTAAAGAACTGGTGAAATTCTCAAGTATTTaagacttatactttttgaataataacaaatattgaaaatcgttatcattacgcgattttgtaaaaattttaaattcaaacataagtgaaatgtttataacatttttcctataatgaggCTTTGAATTTTCTCTATAGCAATTTGAAGGAAAAACTTATGAActaatgttgaattttttaaccttagatataaatacctacaaaatttttttacaaaaacgcTTTCATTActcttaaaactatataaaaatctaaatatctgaaattaataattctaaataattaaaaatttcaatttataaattgttctttataggtatagtaaaatgttaaattatattgtgatttaaCTATAAGtacgtaatttaaaaatgttttgtgttgATACTAATCAGttatcatagataataaataataactactaaTTAGTAAGCTAAAgccatataattaaataatttatataaatactcaaatacgcaacataaattgtattacagtATTGATACTTccttgttaaataattagaatgaGGACTGAATTTAATGAAACATTCTGAATcatgttttttgtatacaaaagtTGTAAGGCGACAGCATAATACACATAAACGGAAAATCttataaaggtatataatttatataaaatgaattaccttaaacttaaacaattattaaagcataacaaaataaatcattttaataattatgttatacaaaaaaaaaaaaaaaaaatagaaattagaaacaaatttttaagatgtgcattaaaaagtatacattttgtaatatattgaagatagaatttacatttttaaaaataaattaaaaatattgaatatcaaCCATACTTTTTAAAGCTTTTCTAACTGCGTCTAACTTGGCTTCAACATCAATTCtatcttttttataactttcatCTTCTAAAAGTACTTCATCAATTttcttttcaattaaataagtttgaaatatttcttgATTTAAACGCTTATCGAggtcttttaaaaatgaatttatcattttgtgtttaattcTTTTAGGCACAAAGTCCCGCACAATTTTTCTGATGTACTCAAAATAACATATACTTAAATCTCTATGTAACTTTACCTGTTCAGATGATTCTAAGGATACTTCTTGATTATTAAGACctgataataattgattcaacatttgtattctattaatttctatttttttgagTTGGGCCATTTTATCAGGAATTGGCGGGTCAGTTGACTTTCCAAATGTGAAAAGAGCCTGAGTTGAAAATATATcatcagaatttttatttatatttgcagCAGCAAGAATTTCTtcttgaattgtattattcgaTTTTACTATTTCCATTATAAAATCTGGATTTGCTGTATTTAAACATTCCTGATAAGATTCTATGTATGATGCAATAAACTCTTTGATATTATTCACATTTTGTTCCAACAACTTCTCAAAAACCTTTTGCacctaaaatcataaaattattatttatctaataaattaattaaataccagAGATGAATTGTTTCAAGAAAAGCTGTCtactctaaattattttatgatcatcacctactgtaataatataacttcataattaaaactttaatgagTATAAGCCATAAGGTAAATATAAACCTGTAGATGTGTACGAGGAGCTTGCTCAGTGTGGCCCATTATACTTTGTACACTATATtacgtaatattttgtattttgtaaataaataaatacctaataataatacaaaataataaaataatttaggttgAACTTACATCTTCATTGAGTTGTGGGTATCGTTTAAGTATATCTAAACATCTAATAtcgattgaatttaatatgtttaacatCTCACTGCGTACCAATTCTACGCAATCCAATGACGGCtcaattaagttatttaactgCCGACTTAAAATTCTTTGTAATGCTTTTTCATTCACAAAAGTACTTTGGTTAGTGCctgatgtatttaataatatttttgcaattttttcatttgataaaTCCTGTAATGGGTCAATAGCATTTattgtctttaaatatttttgttggaaTATTCGAGCAATACTGGCGCCACCAACAATTTTTTCGACTGAAACATCATTTTGATTTCCATTTATAGTATCTTCATACGATTTGCTGATATCTTTTAAAAGTCCtattaaaaaagatattttgttatctGGTGTATGAAGTGCTAAAAGTTTTTTTCccaatttttgtttcatttcttcgagttcaattttaagtttaggatatacttttttaatgtgGGTTATCAATACCATCTGCAACGTATGAGCTAACGCTTTGTTGCCATGTTTGGTATATATATCTGGATAATAGGTCTTAAGAAATTCTGTTTCTGACTTTAGTGTTGCATccattgatttattttcaacgaTGTCTTTTTGACTTCTGTTCACCACACCGATGATACCTAATTTCACCGGAATCCTGCGACCACACAGTAAATCCTTCGTGTCTTGCAGTGTTCCTTCATCAATCAGGTCCAGTTTTGTAACTACAGCTATAGTTCTGATGCCATCTGGATCCAATTTCTTTGCTATTTGAAGACTTTCACTTGTTGACGGGTCTGTATTTGCAGTCACCACTGCTAAGATAATAGAATTAGATTGTTTTACATAAGAAATAATCAATTTCTGTATTTGTTCATCTATGTCTGCAGGTTGATCTCCTACAGCTACTTTTGTTATACCTGGTAAATCTACAAAAGTCAGATCGTAACGATTAGTgtgaattttcaataaaatttgattatttgttaTGCCCTTATTGGTTCCCGCTAGAATGTTTGTCCTACACTCAATTTCATTGCGTaccaaatcaaaatcaaaataataggcATTTGGTCTATGTAGAAATTCTACCCATTCTGTTATGTTTTCATCGTTCTCAATGTTATTTGACATCAGcatagatttttttgtttcttctGTGTACCTAATCATTTGTATAACTAATGGAGCCCTAGTAACCACGCCTGTTCCTCGAGGTAAAAATGATCTTCCCACGATGCTTTCTAGCACAGAACTTTTGCCAGAACTCTGTGTTCCCACAACTACAATCTGTGGTAAATTGACAAGTTGTGGTAAATCAGTAAGTTGCTGTTCACCAAACACAGAAAAAACATCTTGAAGTTTATTTACAATTCGTATAAGTGActccattataatttattacacaccgtctaaattgaattttataaaaaaaaaaaaaataataatcaatattagtaaaataaataggtataattgcAACAATATTAAGATTGATAGGAATTTGAattgatattatgattattaagctaaaattaaaaacgattgcttataaaataattatagataacataagtacctatatggtATATTAGATATAGGGTATAATAAACAGGTGCAGATACAAGGAGGGCATGGTAGAAATGGCCTctccaaattaaaaataatttattgtagtaaatttttataatattatatttaattgtaataaggTAATAACAATCCttgcaatttataaaaaaaatatgagtaattTTGTTAGATCATCATTATCTGttgtaaatcaattttaacataaacttTGATAatcctaattaatatttgaatttgatgGTCCTCTTCCACCCCGATTAGAAATCCTGTGCTTTTTAATGAAGATAATCAGTAGgctatataaaagttaaattaaaattatattttctacgaattaataaaattatagtatgttaatactaaatatttatatattgagtattcactaatataatattatagttagtatttaattaacaataactaataattgaaCTCGAGCATCTCTTAAggcatcataattattatagatgtttCTTCCATTTTCAAGTTCAATAGTTTGTGGGtgaagtttaaaatatcaataggtatatagttgtTACCATAAgtgactatttttatatttttaaatttgtagtatttgaaaatacttcTTTTCAttctaatcaaattatttgacATAATGAAGcaatatgcaatttaaaaatttaagattttaatttatataaaggtTTATGtgaagtttttgttttttacattttaacttacacaataattttaaaatgataggtagtttaaaacattttttaatttggtgTGATAAAACCTTGAAAGTATAGGAAAGGCAATCACAGATAGATCTCAAAAAATTCAActttgatttttggaattatcatttttttagatCAATTGCTATTtgctactataaaaatatgtcaaaaccATTGTCATATACTCAATGTCTAAACTCTTAATTACGTtgtgcaaaataaaaacaataacctTCTCCTAATTTACTTATACAGTTAAACCTATTTAAGTAGAATAGACAAACCGGTAGTTTTTAGGTTTAGTTTTAATCCTTACGGAACATTTTTTGATCACAGAAAGTCAATAAGACTCAAGATTTTtagatatatacctaatataaataaccacATTGCAacgtaaatacaataatagtgtataggtaggtaaaagGATAAAGTTAACTCATGAAGttacaatgaaaaatagtaaaattattttctaaaaaaaataatcaataaatatttatttaccttatTTTAAATGGATCTTTCAACAGCACTCCTAATTgagaattagttttttaatttatcaataaaagtattaattttattgaagcaTATAATTTGAGTTCTTTGTCTGGATATAAATGCTGGATATCAAGttcaaactaaaacaaaaaggTTAGGTgacataattgttaataagtattcaataaatttacatacaaataaagtattgcagataaaatgattaaatttattctcaataaatacctaaataatactataatgtagaaatgtagatttaaatatctgtataaaaaaaaaaaaatgtaaaa from Aphis gossypii isolate Hap1 chromosome 1, ASM2018417v2, whole genome shotgun sequence includes these protein-coding regions:
- the LOC114129622 gene encoding dynamin-1-like protein, whose protein sequence is MESLIRIVNKLQDVFSVFGEQQLTDLPQLVNLPQIVVVGTQSSGKSSVLESIVGRSFLPRGTGVVTRAPLVIQMIRYTEETKKSMLMSNNIENDENITEWVEFLHRPNAYYFDFDLVRNEIECRTNILAGTNKGITNNQILLKIHTNRYDLTFVDLPGITKVAVGDQPADIDEQIQKLIISYVKQSNSIILAVVTANTDPSTSESLQIAKKLDPDGIRTIAVVTKLDLIDEGTLQDTKDLLCGRRIPVKLGIIGVVNRSQKDIVENKSMDATLKSETEFLKTYYPDIYTKHGNKALAHTLQMVLITHIKKVYPKLKIELEEMKQKLGKKLLALHTPDNKISFLIGLLKDISKSYEDTINGNQNDVSVEKIVGGASIARIFQQKYLKTINAIDPLQDLSNEKIAKILLNTSGTNQSTFVNEKALQRILSRQLNNLIEPSLDCVELVRSEMLNILNSIDIRCLDILKRYPQLNEDVQKVFEKLLEQNVNNIKEFIASYIESYQECLNTANPDFIMEIVKSNNTIQEEILAAANINKNSDDIFSTQALFTFGKSTDPPIPDKMAQLKKIEINRIQMLNQLLSGLNNQEVSLESSEQVKLHRDLSICYFEYIRKIVRDFVPKRIKHKMINSFLKDLDKRLNQEIFQTYLIEKKIDEVLLEDESYKKDRIDVEAKLDAVRKALKSMVDIQYF